The following coding sequences are from one Solea solea chromosome 11, fSolSol10.1, whole genome shotgun sequence window:
- the LOC131468154 gene encoding kelch-like protein 12 isoform X5: MAPKDIMTNSHAKSILNAMNALRKSNTLCDITLRVESTDFPAHRIVLAACSDYFCAMFTSELAEKGKSFVDIQGLTASTMEILLDFVYTETVLVTVENVQELLPAACLLQLKGVKRACCDFLESQLDPSNCLGIRDFAETHNCLDLMQAAELFSQKHFSEVVQHEEFMLLSQTEVEKLIKCDEIQVDSEEPVFEAVLNWVKHNRKEREPYLPDMLEFVRMPLLTPRYITDVIDAEPLIRCSLPCRDLVDEAKKFHLRPELRSEMQGPRTQARLGAKEVLLVIGGFGSQQSPIDVVEKYDPKTQEWSFLPNIARKRRYVATVSLHDRVYVIGGYDGRSRLSSVECLDYTADEDGVWYTVATMNVRRGLAGATTLGDMIYVAGGFDGSRRHTSMERYDPNIDQWSMLGDMQTAREGAGLVVASGLIYCLGGYDGLNILNSVERYDPHTGHWTSVTPMATKRSGAGVALLNDHIYVVGGFDGVSHLDSVEVYNIRTDYWTTVASMTTPRCYVGATVLRGRLYAIAGYDGNSLLSSIECYDPVIDSWEVVTSMATQRCDAGVCVLREK; the protein is encoded by the exons ATGGCACCCAAAGACATCATGACCAACTCCCATGCCAAATCCATCCTCAATGCAATGAACGCACTTCGCAAGAGCAACACACTCTGCGACATCACCCTGAGGGTGGAGAGCACAGATTTTCCAGCTCACCGAATTGTCTTGGCTGCCTGCAGTGACTACTTCTGTGCCATGTTCACTAGTGAG CTTGCAGAGAAGGGGAAATCTTTCGTCGACATTCAGGGGCTCACTGCATCGACTATGGAAATCCTGTTGGACTTTGTCTACACAGAGACAGTCCTGGTCACAGTGGAGAATGTACAAGAGCTTCTCCCAGCAGCAtgtctgctgcagctgaaag gGGTGAAAAGAGCATGTTGTGATTTTTTGGAGAGTCAGCTTGATCCCTCCAACTGTCTGGGTATTCGTGACTTTGCCGAAACTCACAATTGCCTTGACCTGATGCAGGCAGCTGAGCTTTTTTCCCAAAAGCATTTCTCTGAGGTGGTCCAGCACGAGGAGTTCATGCTTCTCAGCCAGACAGAAGTGGAGAAACTCATCAAGTGTGATGAAATCCAG GTGGACTCCGAGGAGCCCGTATTTGAAGCAGTGCTAAACTGGgtcaaacacaacagaaaagaGCGAGAGCCGTATCTGCCAGACATGCTCGAGTTCGTCCGAATGCCGCTGCTGACCCCGCGCTACATCACAGATGTCATCGATGCTGAG CCCCTCATTCGGTGTAGCTTGCCTTGCCGGGACCTCGTTGATGAGGCCAAGAAATTCCACTTGAGACCGGAGCTGAGGAGTGAAATGCAGGGCCCGCGCACACAAGCCAGATTAG GTGCCAAAGAAGTCCTGTTGGTTATTGGAGGGTTTGGCAGCCAACAATCACCAATAGACGTAGTTGAGAAATACGATCCAAAAACGCAAGAATGGAGCTTCCTCCCT AACATTGCACGGAAAAGGCGTTACGTTGCCACAGTGTCTCTCCACGACCGGGTCTATGTGATCGGGGGGTACGATGGTCGGTCGAGGCTCAGTTCCGTGGAGTGTCTGGACTACACAGCGGACGAGGACGGTGTTTGGTACACAGTCGCCACAATGAACGTGCGCCGTGGCCTTGCGGGGGCCACAACACTGGGAG ACATGATTTATGTTGCTGGAGGATTCGATGGCAGCAGGCGTCATACCAGCATGGAACGATATGACCCAAACATTGATCAGTGGAGCATGCTGGGAGATATGCAGACAGCTAGAGAAGGAGCTGGTCTGGTGGTGGCCAGTGGACTTATATACTGTCTAG GTGGATACGATGGACTGAATATCTTGAATTCAGTTGAGCGGTATGACCCACACACTGGCCACTGGACAAGTGTTACACCAATGGCCACCAAGAGGTCAG GAGCTGGTGTGGCTTTACTCAATGACCATATCTATGTAGTGGGAGGCTTTGATGGCGTTTCCCACCTCGATTCTGTCGAAGTCTACAACATCAGAACAGACTATTGGACCACTGTAGCCAGTATGACCACTCCTCGATGTTACGTGGGAGCAACCGTTCTCCGAGGACGTCTCTACGCCATCGCCGG ATACGACGGGAACTCTCTGCTCAGCAGTATTGAATGTTATGACCCGGTCATCGACTCCTGGGAGGTTGTCACTTCAATGGCGACGCAGCGGTGCGACGCGGGCGTCTGTGTTCTACGAGAGAAGTGA
- the LOC131468155 gene encoding tyrosine-protein phosphatase non-receptor type 1-like has protein sequence MEAEFREIDENGSWNSVYQEIRHQSCELPCKVAKLPENKTRNRYRDVSPFDHSRICLQLGTNDYINASLISVEEAQRNYILTQGPLPHTCGHFWEMVWEQRSRGVLMLNRVIEKGSVKCAQYWPHREERDAIFEDTNFKLTLVSEDIKSYYTVRQLELENVSTQETREILQFHYTTWPDFGVPESPASFLNFLFKVRESGCLNSDQGPVVVHCSAGIGRSGTFCLVDTCLLLMSMRKDPLTVRIRDVLLEMRRHRMGLIQTADQLRFSYLAVIEGAKYIKGDTSLQESWKELSNEEDDPPEFTPPPPLPPPRDPYNGKVEPSFFPENEEITQHMEIWSLGSSQESELRKRNIAASQPPLNLGDEPDGHMVIQDLTGEAPTKSQQQQQQQQQQQQQQQQQQQQQQQQQHEASEQETAKAAEQPKEKSPVPGTWSPLLANVCLCTALALSAYVCYRFYFH, from the exons ATGGAAGCCGAGTTTCGGGAAATCGATGAGAACGGGAGCTGGAACAGCGTTTACCAG GAGATTCGTCACCAGTCTTGTGAACTCCCCTGCAAAGTTGCCAAATTACCCGAAAACAAGACTCGGAATCGTTACAGAGATGTTAGTCCAT ttGACCACAGCAGAATATGTCTGCAGCTGGGTACGAATGATTACATTAATGCCAGCCTTATCTCGGTAGAAGAGGCGCAGAGGAACTACATTCTCACTCAG GGACCCCTTCCACACACATGTGGTCATTTCTGGGAGATGGTGTGGGAGCAGAGGAGCCGCGGTGTGTTGATGCTGAACCGAGTCATAGAGAAAGGATCG GTCAAATGTGCCCAATACTGGccacacagagaagagagagatgcCATCTTTGAAGATACCAATTTCAAGCTCACCCTTGTCTCAGAAGACATCAAGTCTTACTACACAGTCCGTCAGCTGGAGTTGGAAAATGTGTCC ACTCAAGAGACTCGTGAGATTCTACAGTTTCACTACACCACCTGGCCGGACTTTGGTGTGCCAGAGTCTCCCGCCTCCTTCCTTAACTTCCTGTTCAAGGTCCGAGAGTCCGGGTGCCTCAATTCAGATCAGGGACCAGTGGTGGTGCACTGCAGCGCCGGCATCGGCCGCTCGGGGACCTTTTGTCTTGTGGATACGTGCCTCTTGTTG ATGTCCATGCGTAAGGACCCGTTGACGGTCCGTATTCGCGATGTGCTGCTGGAGATGCGGCGCCATCGAATGGGTCTGATTCAGACGGCAGATCAACTTCGCTTCTCCTACCTTGCTGTCATCGAAGGTGCCAAGTACATCAAAGGAGATACTTCTCTGCAG GAGTCATGGAAGGAGCTGTCAAACGAGGAAGACGATCCTCCAGAGTTCACACCtccgcctcctcttcctccgccCAGAGACCCTTACAATGGCAAAGTGGAGCCATCCTTTTTCCCAGAAAATGAGGAGATCACTCAACACATGGAGATCTGGAGTTTGGG GTCCTCACAAGAGTCTGAGCTGCGAAAGAGGAACATTGCTGCCTCCCAGCCTCCTCTCAATTTAGGTGATGAGCCAGACGGCCACATGGTTATCCAGGATCTAACCGGTGAAGCTCCAACCAAatcccagcagcagcaacagcagcaacagcaacagcaacagcagcaacagcagcagcagcaacaacagcagcagcagcagcatgaggcCAGTGAACAGGAGACAGccaaagcagcagagcagccaAAGGAAAAATCTCCTGTTCCAGGGACGTGGTCCCCTCTCTTAGCCAACGTGTGCCTGTGCACAGCGCTGGCTCTCAGCGCTTATGTCTGCTATCGATTCTATTTCCACTGA
- the LOC131468154 gene encoding kelch-like protein 12 isoform X3 — MCSYSSCLPVVEKVFKSFNDSLSSLRSLRDSQGVMAPKDIMTNSHAKSILNAMNALRKSNTLCDITLRVESTDFPAHRIVLAACSDYFCAMFTSELAEKGKSFVDIQGLTASTMEILLDFVYTETVLVTVENVQELLPAACLLQLKGVKRACCDFLESQLDPSNCLGIRDFAETHNCLDLMQAAELFSQKHFSEVVQHEEFMLLSQTEVEKLIKCDEIQVDSEEPVFEAVLNWVKHNRKEREPYLPDMLEFVRMPLLTPRYITDVIDAEPLIRCSLPCRDLVDEAKKFHLRPELRSEMQGPRTQARLGAKEVLLVIGGFGSQQSPIDVVEKYDPKTQEWSFLPNIARKRRYVATVSLHDRVYVIGGYDGRSRLSSVECLDYTADEDGVWYTVATMNVRRGLAGATTLGDMIYVAGGFDGSRRHTSMERYDPNIDQWSMLGDMQTAREGAGLVVASGLIYCLGGYDGLNILNSVERYDPHTGHWTSVTPMATKRSGAGVALLNDHIYVVGGFDGVSHLDSVEVYNIRTDYWTTVASMTTPRCYVGATVLRGRLYAIAGYDGNSLLSSIECYDPVIDSWEVVTSMATQRCDAGVCVLREK, encoded by the exons ATGTGTAGTTATAGTTCATGCCTCCCAGTGGTGGAAAAAGTATTCAAATCTTTCAACG ATTCCTTGAGTAGTTTGAGATCCTTGAGGGATTCTCAAGGCGTCATGGCACCCAAAGACATCATGACCAACTCCCATGCCAAATCCATCCTCAATGCAATGAACGCACTTCGCAAGAGCAACACACTCTGCGACATCACCCTGAGGGTGGAGAGCACAGATTTTCCAGCTCACCGAATTGTCTTGGCTGCCTGCAGTGACTACTTCTGTGCCATGTTCACTAGTGAG CTTGCAGAGAAGGGGAAATCTTTCGTCGACATTCAGGGGCTCACTGCATCGACTATGGAAATCCTGTTGGACTTTGTCTACACAGAGACAGTCCTGGTCACAGTGGAGAATGTACAAGAGCTTCTCCCAGCAGCAtgtctgctgcagctgaaag gGGTGAAAAGAGCATGTTGTGATTTTTTGGAGAGTCAGCTTGATCCCTCCAACTGTCTGGGTATTCGTGACTTTGCCGAAACTCACAATTGCCTTGACCTGATGCAGGCAGCTGAGCTTTTTTCCCAAAAGCATTTCTCTGAGGTGGTCCAGCACGAGGAGTTCATGCTTCTCAGCCAGACAGAAGTGGAGAAACTCATCAAGTGTGATGAAATCCAG GTGGACTCCGAGGAGCCCGTATTTGAAGCAGTGCTAAACTGGgtcaaacacaacagaaaagaGCGAGAGCCGTATCTGCCAGACATGCTCGAGTTCGTCCGAATGCCGCTGCTGACCCCGCGCTACATCACAGATGTCATCGATGCTGAG CCCCTCATTCGGTGTAGCTTGCCTTGCCGGGACCTCGTTGATGAGGCCAAGAAATTCCACTTGAGACCGGAGCTGAGGAGTGAAATGCAGGGCCCGCGCACACAAGCCAGATTAG GTGCCAAAGAAGTCCTGTTGGTTATTGGAGGGTTTGGCAGCCAACAATCACCAATAGACGTAGTTGAGAAATACGATCCAAAAACGCAAGAATGGAGCTTCCTCCCT AACATTGCACGGAAAAGGCGTTACGTTGCCACAGTGTCTCTCCACGACCGGGTCTATGTGATCGGGGGGTACGATGGTCGGTCGAGGCTCAGTTCCGTGGAGTGTCTGGACTACACAGCGGACGAGGACGGTGTTTGGTACACAGTCGCCACAATGAACGTGCGCCGTGGCCTTGCGGGGGCCACAACACTGGGAG ACATGATTTATGTTGCTGGAGGATTCGATGGCAGCAGGCGTCATACCAGCATGGAACGATATGACCCAAACATTGATCAGTGGAGCATGCTGGGAGATATGCAGACAGCTAGAGAAGGAGCTGGTCTGGTGGTGGCCAGTGGACTTATATACTGTCTAG GTGGATACGATGGACTGAATATCTTGAATTCAGTTGAGCGGTATGACCCACACACTGGCCACTGGACAAGTGTTACACCAATGGCCACCAAGAGGTCAG GAGCTGGTGTGGCTTTACTCAATGACCATATCTATGTAGTGGGAGGCTTTGATGGCGTTTCCCACCTCGATTCTGTCGAAGTCTACAACATCAGAACAGACTATTGGACCACTGTAGCCAGTATGACCACTCCTCGATGTTACGTGGGAGCAACCGTTCTCCGAGGACGTCTCTACGCCATCGCCGG ATACGACGGGAACTCTCTGCTCAGCAGTATTGAATGTTATGACCCGGTCATCGACTCCTGGGAGGTTGTCACTTCAATGGCGACGCAGCGGTGCGACGCGGGCGTCTGTGTTCTACGAGAGAAGTGA
- the LOC131468154 gene encoding kelch-like protein 12 isoform X4: MQNSLSSLRSLRDSQGVMAPKDIMTNSHAKSILNAMNALRKSNTLCDITLRVESTDFPAHRIVLAACSDYFCAMFTSELAEKGKSFVDIQGLTASTMEILLDFVYTETVLVTVENVQELLPAACLLQLKGVKRACCDFLESQLDPSNCLGIRDFAETHNCLDLMQAAELFSQKHFSEVVQHEEFMLLSQTEVEKLIKCDEIQVDSEEPVFEAVLNWVKHNRKEREPYLPDMLEFVRMPLLTPRYITDVIDAEPLIRCSLPCRDLVDEAKKFHLRPELRSEMQGPRTQARLGAKEVLLVIGGFGSQQSPIDVVEKYDPKTQEWSFLPNIARKRRYVATVSLHDRVYVIGGYDGRSRLSSVECLDYTADEDGVWYTVATMNVRRGLAGATTLGDMIYVAGGFDGSRRHTSMERYDPNIDQWSMLGDMQTAREGAGLVVASGLIYCLGGYDGLNILNSVERYDPHTGHWTSVTPMATKRSGAGVALLNDHIYVVGGFDGVSHLDSVEVYNIRTDYWTTVASMTTPRCYVGATVLRGRLYAIAGYDGNSLLSSIECYDPVIDSWEVVTSMATQRCDAGVCVLREK, from the exons ATGCAGA ATTCCTTGAGTAGTTTGAGATCCTTGAGGGATTCTCAAGGCGTCATGGCACCCAAAGACATCATGACCAACTCCCATGCCAAATCCATCCTCAATGCAATGAACGCACTTCGCAAGAGCAACACACTCTGCGACATCACCCTGAGGGTGGAGAGCACAGATTTTCCAGCTCACCGAATTGTCTTGGCTGCCTGCAGTGACTACTTCTGTGCCATGTTCACTAGTGAG CTTGCAGAGAAGGGGAAATCTTTCGTCGACATTCAGGGGCTCACTGCATCGACTATGGAAATCCTGTTGGACTTTGTCTACACAGAGACAGTCCTGGTCACAGTGGAGAATGTACAAGAGCTTCTCCCAGCAGCAtgtctgctgcagctgaaag gGGTGAAAAGAGCATGTTGTGATTTTTTGGAGAGTCAGCTTGATCCCTCCAACTGTCTGGGTATTCGTGACTTTGCCGAAACTCACAATTGCCTTGACCTGATGCAGGCAGCTGAGCTTTTTTCCCAAAAGCATTTCTCTGAGGTGGTCCAGCACGAGGAGTTCATGCTTCTCAGCCAGACAGAAGTGGAGAAACTCATCAAGTGTGATGAAATCCAG GTGGACTCCGAGGAGCCCGTATTTGAAGCAGTGCTAAACTGGgtcaaacacaacagaaaagaGCGAGAGCCGTATCTGCCAGACATGCTCGAGTTCGTCCGAATGCCGCTGCTGACCCCGCGCTACATCACAGATGTCATCGATGCTGAG CCCCTCATTCGGTGTAGCTTGCCTTGCCGGGACCTCGTTGATGAGGCCAAGAAATTCCACTTGAGACCGGAGCTGAGGAGTGAAATGCAGGGCCCGCGCACACAAGCCAGATTAG GTGCCAAAGAAGTCCTGTTGGTTATTGGAGGGTTTGGCAGCCAACAATCACCAATAGACGTAGTTGAGAAATACGATCCAAAAACGCAAGAATGGAGCTTCCTCCCT AACATTGCACGGAAAAGGCGTTACGTTGCCACAGTGTCTCTCCACGACCGGGTCTATGTGATCGGGGGGTACGATGGTCGGTCGAGGCTCAGTTCCGTGGAGTGTCTGGACTACACAGCGGACGAGGACGGTGTTTGGTACACAGTCGCCACAATGAACGTGCGCCGTGGCCTTGCGGGGGCCACAACACTGGGAG ACATGATTTATGTTGCTGGAGGATTCGATGGCAGCAGGCGTCATACCAGCATGGAACGATATGACCCAAACATTGATCAGTGGAGCATGCTGGGAGATATGCAGACAGCTAGAGAAGGAGCTGGTCTGGTGGTGGCCAGTGGACTTATATACTGTCTAG GTGGATACGATGGACTGAATATCTTGAATTCAGTTGAGCGGTATGACCCACACACTGGCCACTGGACAAGTGTTACACCAATGGCCACCAAGAGGTCAG GAGCTGGTGTGGCTTTACTCAATGACCATATCTATGTAGTGGGAGGCTTTGATGGCGTTTCCCACCTCGATTCTGTCGAAGTCTACAACATCAGAACAGACTATTGGACCACTGTAGCCAGTATGACCACTCCTCGATGTTACGTGGGAGCAACCGTTCTCCGAGGACGTCTCTACGCCATCGCCGG ATACGACGGGAACTCTCTGCTCAGCAGTATTGAATGTTATGACCCGGTCATCGACTCCTGGGAGGTTGTCACTTCAATGGCGACGCAGCGGTGCGACGCGGGCGTCTGTGTTCTACGAGAGAAGTGA
- the LOC131468154 gene encoding kelch-like protein 12 isoform X2 — translation MAVIPHLGCHPLLDLEEEEEEEEAEEDSLSSLRSLRDSQGVMAPKDIMTNSHAKSILNAMNALRKSNTLCDITLRVESTDFPAHRIVLAACSDYFCAMFTSELAEKGKSFVDIQGLTASTMEILLDFVYTETVLVTVENVQELLPAACLLQLKGVKRACCDFLESQLDPSNCLGIRDFAETHNCLDLMQAAELFSQKHFSEVVQHEEFMLLSQTEVEKLIKCDEIQVDSEEPVFEAVLNWVKHNRKEREPYLPDMLEFVRMPLLTPRYITDVIDAEPLIRCSLPCRDLVDEAKKFHLRPELRSEMQGPRTQARLGAKEVLLVIGGFGSQQSPIDVVEKYDPKTQEWSFLPNIARKRRYVATVSLHDRVYVIGGYDGRSRLSSVECLDYTADEDGVWYTVATMNVRRGLAGATTLGDMIYVAGGFDGSRRHTSMERYDPNIDQWSMLGDMQTAREGAGLVVASGLIYCLGGYDGLNILNSVERYDPHTGHWTSVTPMATKRSGAGVALLNDHIYVVGGFDGVSHLDSVEVYNIRTDYWTTVASMTTPRCYVGATVLRGRLYAIAGYDGNSLLSSIECYDPVIDSWEVVTSMATQRCDAGVCVLREK, via the exons ATGGCAGTAATACCACACCTCGGTTGCCACCCGCTGTTGGATcttgaggaagaagaagaagaagaggaagcagaAGAAG ATTCCTTGAGTAGTTTGAGATCCTTGAGGGATTCTCAAGGCGTCATGGCACCCAAAGACATCATGACCAACTCCCATGCCAAATCCATCCTCAATGCAATGAACGCACTTCGCAAGAGCAACACACTCTGCGACATCACCCTGAGGGTGGAGAGCACAGATTTTCCAGCTCACCGAATTGTCTTGGCTGCCTGCAGTGACTACTTCTGTGCCATGTTCACTAGTGAG CTTGCAGAGAAGGGGAAATCTTTCGTCGACATTCAGGGGCTCACTGCATCGACTATGGAAATCCTGTTGGACTTTGTCTACACAGAGACAGTCCTGGTCACAGTGGAGAATGTACAAGAGCTTCTCCCAGCAGCAtgtctgctgcagctgaaag gGGTGAAAAGAGCATGTTGTGATTTTTTGGAGAGTCAGCTTGATCCCTCCAACTGTCTGGGTATTCGTGACTTTGCCGAAACTCACAATTGCCTTGACCTGATGCAGGCAGCTGAGCTTTTTTCCCAAAAGCATTTCTCTGAGGTGGTCCAGCACGAGGAGTTCATGCTTCTCAGCCAGACAGAAGTGGAGAAACTCATCAAGTGTGATGAAATCCAG GTGGACTCCGAGGAGCCCGTATTTGAAGCAGTGCTAAACTGGgtcaaacacaacagaaaagaGCGAGAGCCGTATCTGCCAGACATGCTCGAGTTCGTCCGAATGCCGCTGCTGACCCCGCGCTACATCACAGATGTCATCGATGCTGAG CCCCTCATTCGGTGTAGCTTGCCTTGCCGGGACCTCGTTGATGAGGCCAAGAAATTCCACTTGAGACCGGAGCTGAGGAGTGAAATGCAGGGCCCGCGCACACAAGCCAGATTAG GTGCCAAAGAAGTCCTGTTGGTTATTGGAGGGTTTGGCAGCCAACAATCACCAATAGACGTAGTTGAGAAATACGATCCAAAAACGCAAGAATGGAGCTTCCTCCCT AACATTGCACGGAAAAGGCGTTACGTTGCCACAGTGTCTCTCCACGACCGGGTCTATGTGATCGGGGGGTACGATGGTCGGTCGAGGCTCAGTTCCGTGGAGTGTCTGGACTACACAGCGGACGAGGACGGTGTTTGGTACACAGTCGCCACAATGAACGTGCGCCGTGGCCTTGCGGGGGCCACAACACTGGGAG ACATGATTTATGTTGCTGGAGGATTCGATGGCAGCAGGCGTCATACCAGCATGGAACGATATGACCCAAACATTGATCAGTGGAGCATGCTGGGAGATATGCAGACAGCTAGAGAAGGAGCTGGTCTGGTGGTGGCCAGTGGACTTATATACTGTCTAG GTGGATACGATGGACTGAATATCTTGAATTCAGTTGAGCGGTATGACCCACACACTGGCCACTGGACAAGTGTTACACCAATGGCCACCAAGAGGTCAG GAGCTGGTGTGGCTTTACTCAATGACCATATCTATGTAGTGGGAGGCTTTGATGGCGTTTCCCACCTCGATTCTGTCGAAGTCTACAACATCAGAACAGACTATTGGACCACTGTAGCCAGTATGACCACTCCTCGATGTTACGTGGGAGCAACCGTTCTCCGAGGACGTCTCTACGCCATCGCCGG ATACGACGGGAACTCTCTGCTCAGCAGTATTGAATGTTATGACCCGGTCATCGACTCCTGGGAGGTTGTCACTTCAATGGCGACGCAGCGGTGCGACGCGGGCGTCTGTGTTCTACGAGAGAAGTGA